In Papaver somniferum cultivar HN1 unplaced genomic scaffold, ASM357369v1 unplaced-scaffold_117, whole genome shotgun sequence, the DNA window AAAGTTCTCTGTAAAAAGCACTTACAAGAAACTTACTAAATGCAACAGGGAAGTGAATGTTAATGGAAGAATCATTGCACATGGTATATGGAAAGATCAAACTTCCACTACTCATAGGATCAAGCTATTTATCTGGAAATGCatcagataaatgaatcaaacAAGAGTGAAGCTAACTGTTTACAATAATGAAGTGGAGACTCAATGTGGTTGTTGTGGCTTGGCACCTGAAACTATAAAACACTTATCACTGGAATACAGACATGCTAGAGCTGTGTGGAGGGGGTTAATATCAATATTGATGcaaaaataaacaattgttcaaaTGTCTCTGAATGAGTTATTAGTTGGTTCACAAGAAACTCCAGCGCAGATGAAAGATGGTTATATACTCTTATGATTGGTGCATGGGTTGGAAATACATATGTGACTCAATTTTTCAGGGAGTATCTCTTAATCATCATATAACTCTGttcatattttttttactatCTAGGATCACATATGCATGACTATCGTATTATTACTTCCTCTACAAGTAATAATAGGTCTTCTCACTGGCATCCACCGGAGAAACGCATTATTAAGATTAATGTAGATGCCTCTTTCGATTATTTATCTAACAGAATGGGAACATGAATATGTGGAGGGGTCAAAGGAAGCTACTCAGATGGAGTATTAAATCCAGAAGAGGGGGAGTGCATAGAAATACGTGAGGCGTTTGCATGGGTTAAGAGGAAATACTTCACAAGAATACACATTGAAGCAGATGCCAAACTTGTCATTCAATCCATCACAGGAACAAGTTCTCTTATTCAATGGGAAAATAAaaatatcttgaaagatataaaACATTTACCTACTTGGTTTagtttatgtattttttccttcatTAGCCGAATCAAGTAGCATATGAACTCTCTAAGTTAGTTAAAACTTCAGAATTAAGAATTGAGTTGTATGAAAATTTTAGTGCCGATGTTTGTAATTTTCTGGCAATAGACCACAATGTTGTTGCAAACTGAGCAATAAAATCTATCTTTATAAAGAAAAAGACTTACGAGTTCACTCATAATACTTGAAGAAGATTATGAAATCCATTTTAGTGAAACACCAACAATATCATTATCATAACAGTCTGGAGAATCCCATTGAAAATTTGAAACTAATGATCTTGGATTTGTAGATAAATAACTTACATGCCATGGAGTAGCACAAATTTATTtactctttatttttatattttatctcAATATTAGTAATGCCACTGCAGTACAATGATAAGTTACCGAGGGATAATACCAATGATTTGAGTTCAAAACTTCTCAGCACCAAATTATTTATCaattagaaaaagaaaagttattacatgattatttgatTTTCATGTACTGAGTTATGATTTATCGTAAAAAAGTTGCTCAATGGTTTCAGTTTCTTATCATTAGAGAAAAAAAGTTGTGTACTCAGACTGTTGCATTTGTGTCTTtttttgttttagtttctttTGCTGGATTATTTCTAACTCCACTTATTAGATCTTACACAAATTTCTTTCTTAGTTTGGTTTCAGCTTAACGGTGTTACCTATCTATATATAATTAAGAATCAATATAATAGTTCCTTGCTCGGTGATTTTGGTATTAATACGGTTTTTTTAGCACAAGTTCTATTACTTACCGTATTGGAATGCACATTCAAAAGTTACTTCTTAACTTTTAACAAGAATCAGTTTGAGTGTAAAGTttcaaaataatttcaaaaattaactttttatgaagcaaaataACTTTGCTCTTGACTTTTACTTCTGGAGACAGAAACATTTCTCTTTCTGATATCCAATCGCACTTCAAAATCTATCTCCATGTCCAAACATTTCATCTTCTAGATTCTGAAGAAATTTACCAACGGTCAACCTGGCTGACTTCGGGCCCAAACTCAAGAAAAAGAGCCCAATCATTAATAGCCCTAGCCTAGGCTGGAGTCATTTTGTTTGCTTAAGAATCTTTAACATCTGTCTCGATCCCAGTCGTACGGAGTTAAAGAAGAATGAGACTGGTATTTCTGCCCGCTGATTTGGTATGTATCATTGATTCCTTATTCTTCTGTATTTCCAATTATTTGCATATATTATTGGATCCACTTTGTATTTTTAGAGCTTCTCGAATGGTGTTGTGTATGTTTTTTAGGTGGAATCCCAAGCATGACATCCTTATTCTAATGTTAACTTAAATTTagggaattttttttatcttcaatggtgttagttgtgtttttttttaattaaatgtagattttatttttagtaattttaagattttattagaacTAAAAATGGTTGTTTAATATATTGGAATTAATTTTAGTTAAGTAAAAGCTTacttagacattcaccttgacaatgtctaacaaaaattaagccatgcatgtcatcttcacattgatttaagaaATTGGGTTGGAAAAGAATTTTAGGGAAAAGTAATGTGTATCCTATGTGGAGTTTAACATTTATcatcacatacattccattggagaagctcttactaGGGTGAAATTTTGAGAAAAGTCGGTGATTCGTGTATTACTGTTTCTAGGATTACACGCAACATTAATTGCtcattagagcttctccaatggaatgtatgtgaggAAAAAAAGTCTTAATCCACATAGGATACACAACCATATTtcaaaaaaatcatctccaaccatTGATGTGGGGATGGGGTGGCAAAGAAAAAGTTATACATCCTCTAgatgaacctctagttttagacattcacttagaggatgtcttcccatcctagtcacatttttactaataaaatcaatgaaaacaataaCTGCATtttttttaaccaattatatACCTACAGATAAGTAAAGAAAGATGAAACAATCTAATGAgttggagataaaatttattttttcctaatatttaggattttatacctagagggtgtcttaaaagtgatgccacatatgaaaCATACACactcaccattggagaagctcttataaACGACTCGCAAGCGGAATGATGGATGCTGCCGCAAACCAAGTTAACCATAGTCTCAAAAGAAAACTCAACGAGGATCACGTTCATACCAATCAGAGAATGAAGCGAAGTGATGATGGTTGTAATCCGTGCGATGTTGGTGAACAGTTGATAGTGAGCGAGATACTTAGCAGATTACGTGTAAAGCCGCTTATGCGACTCAAGTGCGTATGTAAGCGTTGGCAATTCTTGATTGAACAAGACGAATACTTAATTCATCAACACCTTGCTCGATCGAAAACACGGCCATGTCTCTTAATAAGTGGTCATGACCGCGTAGGTCTAGAGGGTATTACTAACCAGATTTTCTTGACAGCTGACTTATTGGTTGAAGGAAGAGACCGAGCAATATCCGCAGTATCAGTTGACGCCATAGTAATGGAAGAGGATTGGTCTAACAAACTAATATTGGGACTGGTAAATGGCATGATCGGTTTGCTTGACGATATCGATGCTGATCTCCGTATATTGAATGTGAGTACCCAAGAAATAACacattcaattcaatcaacaccATCAAGGAAATTAAATGCAGAAAATTCTGGTATCGTCTGGTCCAAGAGATGGCCTGTGaattatgaattgggattttGTCCTGCCACAAAGGTGCACAAAGCGATTTGTATATGGAGCATATCAGCTACGGACAATATCCCCGTTTCCAATGTATTTTGCGAAGTACTGACTGTAGGAGACAATAAGTGGAGAAAGATTGATGAAGTCCCGCAATATGACGTTGGAATCCGTGGAGCTTCTGTTTATGTGAATGGTGTTATATACTTCAGAACTGAGATGCTTATGAAGGAAGATCATGAAACAGATATTGATGGGCCTAAATTCATTGTAGCATTTGATGTTGATACGGAAAAGTTTAGATCAGTCATAATCCCAAGTTCTATTCTCAACCAGCGACAAAGGTGTACTGATGATATTGGTTTAACAGAATTGGATGGACATTTAGCTTTGTTATTCAACATGCGTTCCAACAGTGTCAAGCTTGCATTATTAAATTATCATAACTGGACTGAAGTGCATGTTGAATTACCTTCTTATTTATCGGATAGCAAGTGGCTTTTGCAGTTTATACCAGTTTTAGGaacggaagaaataatcatatACAAGACTTTATGGCATGTAGTTCACGATGATGATTCTCTACATTGTTTTAATTGGAAAAACAAGAGTTTCAGGAAGATAGGAGTCAGTGGAGGCATCCTCTCATATTTTCTTAAGCTTTCGAAGGTTAAATTATACGTGGAGAGCCTTTTTCCTGTGCAGCAGCAGAGTAAACGTTAACCATGAGCCTCAATTCGTAAGCACACTGCAGTTACAGCTCTATTAGTTTCTTAAATATCTGATTCGCACTTAATTGGTTTAATAGATTAAATTTCTAAATTCTCACAACATTGTTTTAATATCTCTACATCGATAATCTTAGTCGTGTTTCTTTTTAATTACTACGAGCATTAGATATCCAGATCTCAGcattaatttcttaattttatatcagATTTGCTAAATCGTTAACTGGGATCTTCGATACTTTCAGATCCTCCCTATGCCACCATTAATTTTAGTTCTTCCCCTTTGTACTTTCTGTGATCATCAAATATTTTTCTAGTTACAATGAACATTAACCTGCACAGAGACAAGTGCATTGAACCCTTTATGAATTTTTGTAACGTGTGATCATATTTCGACCTTGGATACATGAACCCTGAATCCTGAACAACTCAATACTTTTTGTTATAAGGATTTACATCTATAAATTGAGCATAAACTCTTTTTGTTCACTATTTTAGTTCAGTACTAAGGTTTTTAGTAGGCGATCCTCATTAATTGTTTGTCCTTTTTTCATTGTTTGCTACAAATAACCATGTATATGTATCTATCCCACATATATATTTGCGAAAACTTCAAATTCAAGAGCAAGATATATGTTCATTGGTTTATTGCAACAACCAGAGAGTCTATAAAGATCAAACTGGTTAGCAATTTAATTCAAGATTCTGACCTTGAGGTCACAGGTTTGATCCCGATATAGGCTCACAAAAATCTTTCTCTTCCCCATTTCTAAATCACTAGCAAAGTTTTCAAGTGCTTGGTGTATGATTTAGAATTAGTACTACGATTAATAGCTAGGGATAGCAGCAGTATTGACATCACTACCATTGGGTGTAGTAAATATAGCAATACATAGTAATAGCAGGTGTAGTTTGCACTACTGGTTTTCGAGCTTTTTTGAGTTCTGACAATGCTTCTTTCCCTTTTTCTTCAAGCAGCCAAGCAAAATAAACTAAAGCACTAGAATAAACATCAGGTATAAGACACTTACCATCCTAGGCATGCTTATAAATCCAGTTGAGTTCCATATAACGTATTTTACGTTGATGTTTCTTGCACTGTTCCGCTATCTTCCAAATTTGGGTTCCTTATTCAATTTCTTGTTGACATCCATCACTGGAAATCTCTGGAACTTCATGAGTAAATGATGTGATTCCGGTTATGTTGGCCATACTTCTTGTTGTAGATCGTATGGTCCAATGCATACGCATTTTCTAGAGCAAGACGTATGGCCAGCACAAtcggaagccatatttcatgagTTTCTTCATCAAGTCATTTCTTCTTTCTCATACACCAAAAAGTAAAATTGCATGTATGTCCGACTCAGGGAAAAAACATTCCAAGATTTCTTCTTCCGAGGATAAATCAAACCATTGGTTGCGGAAGGTTGATTCTATGAATTTTACCCTTAACTTGAAACAAGAAAGATTAAATTTCGGAAATACCTGTTCAAGATCTTTGCCATAGATGATATCATGGGTTTGTAGTTGAGACTCGAGACTTTGCATTGTGGATCAAAAACATAAGATTTTCATTATTGCCACGAGTGTACCAAAGTCCATGGGAAAGTTACCAATATAAACACCAGAGAGCCACGGGGTAAAGTGAAGCTTGCTTGTATTACCAATGCTACTGCAAGGAGAGCCACATAGCCAAATACCGTAAAAGACGTGGTGTATTGTATCACTGGATTTTGTAATTATATACTTGCACCTCTTATATCACTGGATTGTCTCCCCAGCCTTCTGTTTTCTAGTGTTGTTATAGCTGCTTTACTAGCTTCCTGTCTTTGTTTACCTGCTCATTTTGTTTCATAGTGGTAATTAGACACAGTCTCTTTTCTTGTCCTGTGTTACTGACGAGGGTATCCTTTGTGCTCTTTGACTGAttcctttgtgatttttgtgctgacactttcttatatttGTATTAACCGCTGTATCATCTTTGCCTTGATACCCTGTACAATTCTTTCTTAATTTGTTCTTTACTCTTATATTTGTATAACCCCCCCTTCTTTTTTACTCTTATTtgtatacccccccccccccccccccctctttttttttctcagtGTGCAGTTTATCTTTTCCATCCATGAGGCTTCTCTCATGGAATGTACGGGGTATTGGAACTCCAATCACTAGAGATCATTTGGACGATTTATGCAATTTTTATAAACCAGATATAGTTTTCATATCTGAAACAAAAGCCCAATTTGATAAAATGgagttcttttttgaaaaaatctaAATTCCATGATTGGTTCATAATTCCGTCCGCGGGAATAGTTAAGGGGTTAGCAATTGCTTGGGATAATAATGTAGAATTAAAATTAATCTCGGCTCACCTTAATGTCTGTCATCTTGAATCTTTTTCCGGTGATAAAGAATTAGAAATTATATGTGTTTATGGTGCAATTGAAGCAGAAGAGAAAATAGTCAAATGGTCTCATATTCAAGATCTAGCGAGACAGATTCAAAAACCATGGGTGTTAATAGGAGACTTGAATATAATATTGGACCCAGGAGAAAAGAAAGGTGACAATAATTCGAGCTCAAAAGCAGTAAAACTTTTGTCAGACAGATAATAGATTCTATTCTCCAAGACGCGGGTTATGAAGGCACTTCTTTCACATGGTAAAATAACGAAGAAGCTAATATTTGTGAAAAGATTGATTGAGCTTTAATATCCTATCAATGGATTCAATTACACAAAGGTAAGTCACCTAACTAGAGTTGGTTCTGACCACACACCAATCCTTTTTGATTCAAAGCCGGATGAAAAAAAACTTCACAAACCTTTTAGATGCCTTAGATCTTGGCACTCCCATCCCTCGCTAACGTCGGTGGTTGAATCGTCTTGGAACCTACATGCTCCCAATTCTTCACCAAaaaattttgtttctaatttgAAAACACTCTCTTCAGATCTAGCCCAATGGAATTCAAATGTCTTTGGTAATattcataaaaatataaaaatcctcaaaagtaaaataaataacatTCATGGAAACATCTCTTCCAAGATGGATACTCTCAAAATTTTTCAAGCGGAGTTAGGAAAATGGTACGAAATTAGAAATGATTACTAGCATCAACTCTCAAGGGATTAATTCTTCAAATAATATGATCAAAatactgagtactttcatgcagctTCTTCAAACAGGAAAACCTTTAATGTTATCCATTCTCTCAGAGAACCATCAGGACTCTGAGCGGGACCAAATAAACTCCCTATTAATCAATCATTTGACCCAAATCAGAACTACTCAAATAAAAAACTACAATGTAGATCTAGCTGGAATTATACAACCTTGTGTTACCAATTCGGAAACATAGATCTAACCAAAATTTCTTCCAAAGAGGAAATCTAGTCAACTCTCTCTAACATGAACCCTTGGGGTGCTTCGGGTCCGGACAGTTTCCAACCGGGCTTTCTCAAACAAAATTtggacacatatcaccatagtattgttatcaaagttgtgatacaattaactTTGATGCTGTTGTTTGaggggtgaaaacagtttctgctgattttggtaatttcgagtgtgtgggtgagaaacgagtctaaaccctaaacaatatactgtaagggagtactttgattcgagagatcaatctgtacaaatccggcctaaaccaagaaatggccgttccagacttgcttcggtcacaaagtgaaggagaagggttggtctagggagggaagcgaagagagtgttgagaccagaatagttgattcgggaagagtagttgttttacgacttgtatcagaaagtggaaagctaacagatgggaaagctagcaagtgatttctgagtgttgtattcttctgaccaaaaacttgtctttggtggaaataagtgagacctacttatacaagtcgcaacgaaacgtaccctggtctcgtaagaagtggaaacagttgagtaaatggaagaaaatggtaacaggtaacgcctagaattgatgtttccataatgaaggaaacgttccACCATTACTtgttgtatttactaacctcctcacccttatgacactttcctgtaacgggcgtagtgtacgccgcacgctgtaaactgccagaccaataccctgatgagcatctccagtttgtgacatgttttgatgtctcaagtgttttcgtggaaaacatgtagcatgtttctacgtatggcgtggccaaaggatttggcgtttgtagccaagtaggtgccgtgaccaaagaataggcatcataTCCAGGTTGGTGCCGTGCCCAGAGAGTTAACAtcgcagccaagttggtgccgtgaccaatagttagcatcgcagccaagacatttccacgagtcgtttggtggaatgtttgtacggatgagatctgcatatcataaggaagggtagccgtacattgttgcaacccttcgtgttgggatatatgttttaaaataattcttttatacatttatatcaaaaatttgagcttggcccagtggttaagcattttggtcCTGGAGGGTTAAGTCTCAGGGtcgaatccctccccctactgattgtgcatatacattattatatatatatatatataacattagtcagggagcggggccttgggggtcttgggaggtctcttgaatttggaaagtatttttgctgtttttaaaagattttttcaaaccgtttttttttttactgcacttaattatgttttaattgcGCTAATTATGGCATGATTTATTTGCCCGTTTTTGACTGTTTCGAATGGAATTTTAATTGCAGCAATTAATACAATTTATTCTCCATTGATCTGCATTGACTGCctggttataaaaacagttttgagaacGGAAAGAAAATAACAAGTTTTTACACTATTGTTTTTctgagaatcaagagaccaaaaataatgagcaagaatagagagagtaaaagtgatcgatttctcattgtgtgcttgagagatcgaaagagagtttttctcggctgttttatccaaGGGGCGTTGTGACggaaaagaactgcttgcacaaaattcaaggcagagccacgaaacttcctaaagagagcgacctggtcgtgactcagacGTCACTTTGTTTTGTGTCTTAATCTTTTTTTTGTAGGTGTGAAATCGGCAATTATTCCAACAATTTTAGGACGGTTCTTTTtgccatggaatctgaaaagaaaacagttgctgatatcaacaagccgttcaagtttgaaggacttcacttcagaagatggaagataaagttgtttttctacctcaaactgatgaagttgcacatgatggtgACCTCCATCAAACCAGCTGATCCACAAGATGAAGAAGCTACATAAAAAGCATCTCCAGCCGCAACAAGtgcaactcctcaaccaactTAAGAACCTGTTGTGACccaaactgctgaagaaaaacaaaaagcctatgaaaaatggatttCTAATGACTTTGATTGTAAAAACTATATTCTGAATGCTTTCTCTGATGATCTATATGAATATTACTCCACATttgatactgctaaagatgtgtgggatgccttATAGAAGAAATATGATACTGAAGAAGCCGGTTCGAAGAAATATGCTGTAAGACGCTACctgagatatcaaatggtggatgaaaaatcagtcgttgctcaggctcatgaacttcagaaaataactcatgaaattatgacggaaggtatgaaaactgatgaacaatttcaaatatctgtattgattgataaattacccCCATCTTTGAAAGGTTTTCGTAATGCTTTGTGTCATAAAACTAAGGAATTttatcttgaaagtttgattgttaagctcagggttgaagatgaagcacggaaacaagacagaaaggaagagattcttatcgtttccaataataagaatcagactcaatcgagtttgaaacctaagaaaaaaccgatgaaacctgaccagaaccaaaggaaaggaaaacctaatcaaaacaagaacccacacccatcaaggaaatttcagaattctgattctgagttcctttgttatacttgcggtaaaccaaaccacatggctagggattgcaggaataacaaaggaaagaataacgcacaagctaatgctgctgaaagcgttataatttccatggtttctgatccagagattcacatggttggtggaaccgatgggtggtggatagacagtggtgcttcgtgccattgttgttttgataggtccctatttaagagctatgcagaaatcaaggataagaaaatgttgttgggagactcccataccactattatgaaaggttctggtacggtagaactgAATTTTACCTTTGGGAAGACaattatgctgaaagatgtcctccacactctagaaatgagaaagaatcttgtttccggctatcttctcaacaaggatgggttgtatcaaactattggatctaatgtttacacaattactaaaaacagagtgtttgtaggaaaaggttatgctgctgatggaatgtttaagcttaatgttgaaatgaataaaattgcatcttctttttatatggtgtgtacttttaatgtttggcatgctagactttgtcatgtgaacagtagatcagtagataccatgagcaagcaaggtcttattccaaaactatccatgcatgattttgaaaatTGTGAATCTTGCAGTCAAGCTAAGATAACCAAGAGTTCCCATAAATCTGTTATTAGAGAATCTGAACCATTGGAGTTagtgcattctgatttgtgtgaatatgaaggtatattaactagaaatggaaagagatatgtcatgacttttattgatgattattctaattatacctatgtttacttgctaagtcataagaatgaagctatttaaaaatttaaggtttttattgctgaagttgaaaatcaatttggtaggaaaattaagagatttcgtagtgatagaggaactgaatatgattctaaaccattcactgaaatttatgaatcttctggaattatacatgaaaaaactgctccgtataaccctgaaatgaatggaaaagctgaaagaaagaatcgtacattTACTACTCTTGTGACTGCATGTTTGCTGAGTTCTGGTGCTTCCCCTCATTGGTGGGGAGAAATTTTGCTGACTGTTTGCTATGTTTTGAATCGTGtgacaaattcaaaaactaaaatttcaccctatgaactttggaaaaacagaaaaccaaatgtatcttattttaaagtatggggttatttggcttatgttcgtattcctgatcctaatagatcaaagctagctagtaaagcttatgaatgtgtttttgttgggtatgctcaaaacagtaaagcttatagattttttgatctaaataataaagttattattgaatctattgatgctgatttctttgaagataaatttccttttaaatctagaaatagtgggggttctctacctaGTACAAGTTCTGAACTTAGAATAGAAGAACCTAGAACTGCGGAGACTAGAGACGCTGAAACTGAACCCAGACGTAGTAAAAGGGCTAGGATTGCGACAGACCATGGTTCTGATTTTAAAGTTTATACcctagaggaagaaccttctagtCTTCCAGAGGCacttaattctcctgaatccggtttttggcaagaagacatagataatgaaatggacTCCCATAATCTTAATGGAACTTGACACCTAACAGATTTACCCCCTGGTTGCAaagcaataggttgtaaatgggtacttaaaaggaagttgaaccctgatggttcagtagacaaacacaaagctaggttggcagctaaaggatttagacaaagagaagatgtagatttcattgatacttattctcccgttacaagattgacttctattcgtgttttgattgttgttgctgctgtgcataatcttgttgttcatcaaatggatgttaaaacaactcttttaaatggtgaattaga includes these proteins:
- the LOC113329742 gene encoding putative F-box protein At4g38870, whose protein sequence is MDAAANQVNHSLKRKLNEDHVHTNQRMKRSDDGCNPCDVGEQLIVSEILSRLRVKPLMRLKCVCKRWQFLIEQDEYLIHQHLARSKTRPCLLISGHDRVGLEGITNQIFLTADLLVEGRDRAISAVSVDAIVMEEDWSNKLILGLVNGMIGLLDDIDADLRILNVSTQEITHSIQSTPSRKLNAENSGIVWSKRWPVNYELGFCPATKVHKAICIWSISATDNIPVSNVFCEVLTVGDNKWRKIDEVPQYDVGIRGASVYVNGVIYFRTEMLMKEDHETDIDGPKFIVAFDVDTEKFRSVIIPSSILNQRQRCTDDIGLTELDGHLALLFNMRSNSVKLALLNYHNWTEVHVELPSYLSDSKWLLQFIPVLGTEEIIIYKTLWHVVHDDDSLHCFNWKNKSFRKIGVSGGILSYFLKLSKVKLYVESLFPVQQQSKR